The nucleotide window CGCCATGCGCCTGTTACCCCTCCTTCTCACCCTTTCGCTGAGCCTTCCGGCCGTGGCCGGCGAAATCGACCGCCCGGCCGCAGTCCAGGCCTTGCAGATGCCGGACACGCTGTTGATCGACGTGCGCAGCAGCGAGGAATTTGCCGAAGGCTCGATCCCGGGCGCCATCAACATCGAGGAATCCGCGCTGGCCGCCAGCATCGCCGAGGTTGCGCCCGACAAGGACACCACCGTGGTGCTCTACTGCCGCAGCGGACGCCGCTCATCGGTGGCGCAGGACGAACTGCAGGCGCTGGGCTATCGCAACGTCATCAATGGCGGCGGCTACGAAGATTTGCTGCCGCTGCTGCCGCTCGACTGATTCGCCACGCAGCGCCCGCTCGCCGCACCCGCCTCCCGCGCCAAGGGGAACTTCTCGGCGACAGGGGCTACTGAAAACCGTAGCCCTTTGCCCGCGCGCCATCCGGTGCGCGCCGTCGCCGTGGAGGATTCGAATCAATGAAGTGGGACGTTCTGCTGGACGAAACCCTGTGGGTCAACATCGCCATCGTCGCTGCCATCACCGTGGTCAGCTACGTACTGCTGCGCGCCATCCTGAAACTGGTCACCAACCGCCTGAAGCGCATGCTCAACGGTTCGCGCAGCGGCTTTGCCGGGATCGCCGCGCAGATGCTGGAGAACACCAGCAGTCTGCTGATTCTCGCCTTCTCGCTGCTGATCGGCCTGAAGGTGGTGGAGCTGCCCGAGCGTTGGGAATCGGCGATGTCCCACGGCTGGTTCGTCGCCCTGGCGTTCCAGATCGCCCTGTGGCTGGACACCGCGGTGCGCCTGTGGATGGAGAGCCTGACCCGTGACGGCAAGGCGCGCAATCCGGTGACCACCACCATCATCGGCATCATGCTGCGCCTGGTGGTGTGGACCATGATGCTGCTGTCGATCCTCGCCAACCTGGGCGTGAACATCACGGCGATGGTCGCCAGCCTCGGCGTCGGCGGCATCGCCATCGCGCTGGCCGTACAAACGCTGCTCAGCGACATCTTCGCCTCGCTGTCGATCGGCATCGACAAGCCGTTCGAGATCGGCGACTTCGTGGTGTTCGGCGAGGTGGCCGGCACCATCGAGCACATCGGCCTGAAGACCACGCGCATCCGCAGCCTGAGCGGCGAGCAGGTGGTGTGCGCCAACGCCGACCTGCTCAAGCAGATCCTGCACAACTACAAGCGCATGAACACCCGCCGCATCGTCTTCAAGTTCGGCATCTCCTACAGGACACCGTCGGCCAAGGTTCGCGAGGTGAGCGCGCTGGTGCGGCGCATCATCGAGGGGCTGGAGAACGTCAAGTTCGACCGCGCGCACTTCCTCTCCTTCGACGAAAGCCAGCTGACGTTCGAGGTCGTCTACATCATGCAGACGTCCGACTACAACAAGTACATGGACGTGCAGCAGGAGATCAATCTCGCGCTCCTCGACGGTCTGAAGGAGCTGGAAGTGGACTTCGCCCACCCGACCCGCCGGATCGAATTCATCGGCGGCAGCTTCCCGGAACTGAGCGTTGCCGGGCTCGCAGCCGGGCACGCGGACGCAAGCCCGACGCGCGAGCAGGCCGGGCCGCGGCTGGCGCCCGGCCGCTGAGGCCGGCGGCTCAGCCGCGGTGCATCGCCCGGTTCGCATCCACCAGCTGCTGCACCACTGCCGGATCGGCCAGCGTCGAGGTATCGCCCAGGCTGTCGTAGTCCTGCGTGGCGATCTTGCGCAGCAGGCGGCGCATGATCTTGCCCGAGCGCGTCTTCGGCAACCCGGGCGCCCACTGGATCGTGTCCGGCACCGCAATCGGGCCGATCTGCCGGCGCACCCACTGCTGCAGCTCCTGACGCAACCGGTCGCTCGGCTCGACGCCTGCCACCAAGGTCACAAAGACGTAGATGCCCTGCCCCTTGAGCGCATGCGGCACCCCCACCACCGCTGCCTCGGCGACGTTCGGGTGAGCGACCAGGGCGCTCTCGATTTCCGCCGTACCCATGCGATGGCCGGAGACGTTGAGCACGTCATCCACCCGCCCGGTGATCCAGTAGTAGCCATCCTCGTCGCGTCGCGCCCCGTCGCCGGTGAAGTACATGCCGCGGAAAGTCTTGAAGTAGGTGTCGACGAAACGGTCGTGATCCTTGTAGATGGTGCGCATCTGGCCCGGCCAGGAATCGAGGATCACCAGATTGCCCTCCGCCGGCCCCTCCAGCAGGTTGCCGAGATTGTCCACCAGCCCCGCCACCACGCCGAAGAACGGCCGCGTCGCCGAGCCGGGTTTGAGCGCGGTGGCGCCCGGCAACGGGCTGATGAGGATGCCGCCGGTCTCGGTCTGCCACCAGGTATCGACAATCGGGCAGCGCGACTGGCCGACCGTCTCGTAGTACCAGTGCCAGGCCTCGGGGTTGATCGGCTCGCCGACGCTGCCGAGCAGGCGCAGGCTGGAACCGTCGGCGCCCCGCACCGCCGCGTCGCCCTCGGCCATCATCGCGCGGATCGCCGTTGGCGCCGTGTAGAGGATGTTGACCTTGTGCTTGTCGATGATCTGCGCGATGCGGGTGACGTCTGGGTGATTCGGCACGCCCTCATACATCAGCGTGGTCGCGCCGTTGGCCAGCGGGCCGTAGATCAGGTAGCTGTGCCCGGTGATCCAGCCGATATCGGCGGTGCACCAGTAGATTTCGCCGGGCCGATAGTCGAACACCCGCTCGTGAGTCAGCGCGGCGTACAGCAGGTAGCCGCCGCAGGTGTGCAGCACGCCCTTGGGTTTGCCGGTGGAACCGGAGGTATAGAGGATGAACAGCGGCTCCTCGGCGCCCATCTCCTTCGGCGCGCAGACTTCGCCGGCCACCCGCATGAGGTCGTCGTAGCTGATGTCGCGATGCTTGTGCCAGCGGATATCGGCGCCGGTCCGGCGTACCACGATGATCTTCTGCACGCAGCCGGTCTGCGGGTTGGTCAGCGCCTCGTCGACGTTCTCCTTCAGCGGCACGGCCTTGCCGCCGCGCAAACCTTCGTCGGCGGTGATCACCACTTTCGACTGGCCGTCGATGATGCGCCCCGCCAGCGCCTCCGGCGAAAAGCCACCGAACACCACCGAGTGGATCGCGCCGATGCGCGCGCAGGCCAGCATCGCCACGGCCGCCTCGGGAATCATCGGCATGTAGAGGGTCACCACGTCGCCCCGATGCACATCCTGGCCACGCAGGGCGTTGGCGAACTTGCTGACTTCGCGGTGCAGCTCACGGTAGGTGATCTCGCGGTGTTCGGAAGGGTCATCGCCCTCCCAGATGATCGCCACCTGATCGCCGCGCTCGTCCAGATGGCGATCCAGGCAGTTGGCCGCGACGTTGAGGGTGCCGTCGGCGAACCATTTGATATCAACATGGTGATCGTCGAAGGAGGTGCGTTTGACCTCGGTGAACGGCTTGATCCAGTCCAGCCGCGCGCCCTGCTCGCGCCAGAAGCCGTCGGGATTGATGACCGATTGCTGGTACAGCGCCTTGTAGGTGGCTTCGTCGGTCAGCGTGTGGGCGGCCGCCTCGGGCCGTACGGGATAGAGTGACGCAGCATTCATGGGGAATTACCTCATGTCGGTCCGGTAACGCTTCATCAAGTTGTGCAAACCCTGTCCTACAGGCGAACCCTACGAACCCGAGTGACTGGCGGGAGTGCGCGTACGCAATCCTGGCAAGCCGACAACCAAACGCCTGACGACATGTTCGCCGCACACCGACCGCACACGGTGGCGGATGACTAGAGGATAGACAGTGGATCGGCCGCGCATTTCCCTGCGCTCGACGGGAGAACGCCGCCGACAGGCGCAATCACCCCACCGTACGCGGCGGCGTGGCGTGCGCGGGCGGTCGCGGCGTCTGTCGGAACTGCCGGCGACGAGACGACTTTTGCGAGGCAAAAAAAAAGGGCGACCCCATTCAGGACCGCCCGTCCAACCAGTTAACCGGTTAGCACACACTTAATATCGGATCACGCAGATTCGATGCCGGCCATTGTGCGGCGCCGCTGGAGCGACGGACACTGCACGTTGGTCTAACAGACCATCGTCACCCTCTGCCTCAGCTCTCGCGGTTCGCCGCGCGAGCCGCTTCGATCAGATCCTTGCCGATCTCGTCCTCATACTTCTTCCAGGCCGGTTGTACAGCCTCGCGCCAGCGGGCGCGCTGCTCGTCGGTCAGCACCAGAATCTCGCTCTTGCCCGAGTCGATAACGCCCTGCTTGGCCTTCTCGTTCAGCGCCTCGGCCTGGCGATTCACCTCGACGGTGACCTCGTCGATGATGGTTTCCAGCTCGCCACGCACCTCCGCGGGCAGGCTGTTCCAGAACTGGGTGTTGGTGATCAGCAGGTAATTGCCGATGCCGTGGCCGGACTCGGTGATGTACTTCTGCACCTCGTGGTACTTCTGGCTGTAGATGTTCGACCAGGGATTGTCCTGGGCATTGACCACGCCGGTCTGCAGGCCCTGGTAGATCTCGGCGAAGGCCATCTTGCGCGGCACCGCCCGCAGGGCGGTGTACTGGGCGGCCTGCAGGTCCGAAGGCTGTACGCGGAATTTCAGCCCGCGGGCGTCGGCCGGCTCGCGCAGCGGCTTGTTGGCAGTGAAGTGGCGCATGCCGTTGAGCCAGTAGGCCAGGCCGGTGATGCCCTTGTCCTCCATGGATTTGAGCATGGCGCGCCCCTTGTCCGACTGCTGGAAGCGCTGCGCCGCGGCCATGTCGTCGAACAGGAACATCAGGTCGAACAGCTGCAGCTGCTTGGTGTACTGCTCGAGCTTCGACGGTGCCGGCGCCAGCAGCTGCACCTCGTTCATCAGCAGTGCCTCCATCTCCTTGCCGTCGCCGTACAGCGAGGAGTTGGCGAATACCTGCACTTCCACCTGGCCGGGCAGGCGCTCTTCCACGAGCTTCTTGAACATCAGCGCGCCCTGACCCTTCGGCGTGCTGTCGGCGGTGATATGGGAGAACTTGATCAGGATCGGATCGGCCTGGGCGCCGAGGACGCTAAACAGCGCCGAAGCGGCGAGCAGACGGGTGATGCCACGGGTGAGTCGTGCCATGGAGAGCTCCGTTTTGTAGTTGTGTGAGCCATGCAGCTGGTCCGACTCTACCCCGCAGCCCCCTCGGGCTGAATTGCTAATTGGCCAAGCGCGACTTCGCGTTTGGCGAAGGCCGTGACGCGATCGCGCCGCCGAACGGCTTCGTTCAGGGCTGGCCTTCGCGAAGCGTGAGGTGCTCGAGCATCTGCCGGGCAGTCACCGACAGGCTTTCCAGATTGCGCACGCCGAGCTTCAGTTCACGCCGCGCCCAGACATCGGTCAGCGGCACCATCGCCACGTCCAGCGCCGGCAGGTAGTTGCGCACCACCTGCTCGGGCAGCACGCCGATGCCCATGCCGGTGTGGATCATCCGGCAGATCGCCTCAAAGCTGCGTACCTGAATGCGCAGGCGCAGCGGCGTGCCCATCTGCTGTGCGGACTGCTGCAGCAGGGCATGCAGTGAGGCGTCCTGCTGCAGGCCAATGAAGTCGAAGCCTGCCGCCTCGCGCAGTGCAATGCATTCGCGGCCGGCCAGCGGATGCTCGCGTGGCGTGACTAGCACCAGCCGATCCTCGCGGTAGGGAAACACCTGCAGGTCCTCGGCCGGCATGTGCCCGGCGAAGATGCCGATATCGGTCAGCCCCTCGCGCAGGGCGCGCAGGGTGTCACTGCTGACGCGCTCCTCCAGGTCGATCTTCACTTCCGGGTGCTGGCGGGCAAAGGCGCTCAGGTCTTCGGGCAGGAACTCGATCACCGCCGAGGTGTTGGCGTGGATGCGCACATGGCCCTTCACGCCCTGGCTGAACTCGCTGAGGTCAGCGTCCAGCTGCTGCAGGTTGTCCAGCAGGTTGCGCGCGTGGTGCAGCAGCGCGTGGCCGGCCGGCGTCAGCTCGACGCCCTTGGGCTGGCGATAGAGCAGGCTGACGCCGAGCTGCCCTTCCAGATCGCTGACGCGCTTGCTCACCGCTGCCAGCGCCAGATGCTCGCGCTCGGCGGCGCGGGTCAGGCTACGGGTCTCGGCGATGGCGACGAACAGCCGAAGGGTGACGAAATCGATGCGGCGCATGGGCAAGCTTCCGTATTCGCGGGTGACGAAGCATGCACCTATTCCCGCCGCTATTCCACGGCCCCACGTCTCCCGGCTTCGTGGAGCGCGAAGCCATGCTTGGCCAACGACCAATTGTCCGCTGCCGATGGGTCGGTCATGCTCGGCACCATGAATCAACCGGCACAGGTGTCGTGATGAGCGAACAGACAGACAAGAACCTGCCGCTGCAGGGCCTCAAGGTGATCGAGATGGGCCAACTGATCGCCGGCCCTTTCGCCAGCAAGCTGCTCGGCGAATTCGGCGCCGATGTGATCAAGATCGAGCCGCCCAAGGTCGGCGACCCGTTGCGCAAGTGGCGCAAGCTCAAGGACGGCACCTCGCTCTGGTGGCATGTGCAGTCGCGCAACAAGCGCTCGGTGACGCTCGATCTCAAAGCCGCGGAAGGCCAGGAAATCGTCCGCCAGCTGGTGGCCGAAGCCGACATCCTGGTGGAGAACTTCCGCCCCGGCACGCTGGAAGAATGGGGTCTGGGCTGGGATGAGCTGTCGAAGCTGAACCCTCGGCTGATCATGCTGCGCATCTCCGGATACGGCCAGACCGGCCCCTATCGCGACCTGCCGGGCTTCGGCGTGATCGGCGAAGCCATGGGCGGCCTGCGTCACCTGTCCGGCTATCCCGGCCAGCCGCCGGTGCGGGTCGGCGTCAGCATCGGCGATTCGCTGTCCTCGCTGTATGGCGTGATCGGTGTATTGCTCGCCCTGCAGGAGCGCAACCGAAGCGGCCAGGGCCAGGAGATCGACGTGGCGCTGTACGAGTCGGTGTTCGCCATGATGGAAAGCCTTGTGCCCGAATACGACGCCTTCGGCTATGTACGCGAGCCGGCTGGCAGTGCCCTGCCCGGCATCACGCCGTCCAATTCCTATTTGTGCAACGACGGCGCCTACGTGCTGATCGCCGGCAATGGCGACAGCATCTACAAGCGCCTGATGACCCTGATGGGCCGCCAGGACCTTGCCGATGATCCGCGCTTCGCCCACAACGACGGCCGCGCCCAGCACGCCGAGCTGATCGATGCCGCCATTGGCGAATGGACCATCCAGCACAGCCGCGACGAGGTGATCGAAGCACTCAAGGGCGCCCGCGTGCCGGCCGGTTATCCCTACACCGCTGCAGATATCGTCAAGGACCCGCACTACCTGGCGCGGCAGATGATCGAGCAGGTGCAGACCTTCGCCGGCCCGCTCAAGGTGCCGGGCGTGCTGCCCAAGCTGTCGCGCACGCCGGGACGCATCGGCGAAGGCGGCCCGCAACTGGGCGAGCACACCGACGATGTGCTGGCCGGCCTCGGCCTCACCGATGAACAACGCCAGGGCCTGCGCGAACGCGGGATCATCTGAAAGAAGCAGCGCCAAGCTGCAAGCCACAAGCTTCAAGCCAACAGCGTAGGGTGGATGACGCTTTTTTCATCCACCATGCCCCCCAAACGGTGGATGGGTGGAGCGTCATCCACCCTACGACCGGGCATAACCGACAGGACTCATCCATGAGCAAACGCCTGTATATCCAGGAAGTCGCCACCCGCGACGGCTTCCAGATCGAAGCGAACTTCGTGCCGACCGAAGCCAAGATCGCTCTGATCGACCGCCTCTCGCAGACCGGGCTGGCGAAGATCGAGGTCACCTCCTTCACCTCGCCCAAGGCCATCCCCAACCTGCGCGACGCCGAGGACGTGATGCGTGGCATCCGCCGTGCGGAGGGCGTCGAGTACACCGTGCTGGTGCCCAACGTGAAGGGCTGCGAGCGCGCGCTGGCCTGCGAGGTGGACGAGATCAACCTGGTGATGTCGGCCAGCGATACCCACGGCCTGGCCAACCTGCGCATGACGCCCGAACAGTCGCTGGTGCAGTTCCGCGAAATCATCGAAGTCACTCGCGGCAGTGGCGTATTCATCAACGCCTCGCTATCGACCACCTTCGGCTGCCCCTTCGAGGGCGATGTGCCCGAGCGGCGCATCTATGAGCTGGTGCAACGCCTGCTGGAGATCGGCGTGCAGGGCATCACCCTCTGCGACACCACCGGCATGGCCGACCCGGCGCAGGTCGAGCGCATCTGCCGCGAAGTGCTGAACAGCTGGCCGCAGGCAGTATTCACCGCACACTTCCACAACACCCGCGGCATGGGCCTGGCCAACGCACTGGCAGCGCTGAACGCCGGCATCGACCGCTTCGACGCCTCGCTCGGCGGCCTCGGCGGCTGCCCTTACGCGCCCGGCGCCAGCGGCAATATCTGCACCGAAGATCTGGTGCATATGTTCCAGCGCATGGGCCTAGACACCGCCGTCGATCTCGACCGCCTGCTGCAATGCGCCGCCGACCTGCCCCAACTGGTCGGCCACGACGTGCCGGGCGCGGTACTCAAGGCCGGCAAGGCCGATCGCCGTTATCCGAGACCGAAGTGGATGCAGGACGCCGGCCTTTGAATCCGTGCGAAGCGCCCGGCGGTGTGGCGTCATGAGCGCAAGTCCAGTAGCGACTGGCACAGCACAAAGCCTGCTGAAGGCGGGATCGAGCAATGAGGTGTGATTCTAGTGCTTGTGGTGAGAAGCGAGACTGTCGGCGCAGGCGGATCCCGCTGCAGAACGTTTGGTTAAGGGGCGGGCTTTAGCCATCCCGAGTGAGCGAAGCGAACGGCTTGAACCACTTGTTAGGAGCTTGCCACAAACAATTGGATGTATAGCTCATTTATTGTTTGAAATTTCATGAAGCTACCTTTTTTTATAGTTCTAATATTTGGTCTTTCAGTTTTTAGGCCGGAAGCATTACCTTTTGTATGCTTGGCGATTTTTAGATTTTCTAGGCTCGGTAGTGGTTGACCTGGAGCCGCGCCGAAAAAATAATACGGCCCGAGTTCTAGCGTTTCATTGTTGAAGTGAACCAAAACTACACAGCCAGATGGTTTTTTTGCCAGCGATACATGGATTTTTTGTGTTGCGGTTGCCGAGCCAATGAATGTGGCTTTGAGTTGAATATGTCTAATGACACCGTTTGCTTCGGCAATAATATCGTAGCCAGAGTTGTCGACCTCAGGTTTAGAGATTTCGAGACTAAAGTCTTTTATTTTCCAAGAGAGTTTGAGTAACTCGCCAATGAGCAAGTGTTCAATCAGCTTTTCACGATATGAGGAGTGGAGCGAATGCTCTGTCATTTCTTTGATTCCTGCTCCGAGTGAAAATCGGATAGTTCCTAACGTTTGGTTAAAGGGCGGGCTTTAGCCCGTCCCAGTGAGCGACGCGAACGATTTGAACCACTTGTTAGCCGGCCCCAATAGGTGCATTGCATACGGGGCAATGACGAAATCGAGTATCTACTCGGGTGGTGGAGGATTTTCGACGTTTTGAGTCCCAGCATGCTGGGCAGTACAGACCACTGTCGGCCTCGAAGATATAGCAGCCCCACTTTCTTCCAGTAGGTTTTTCATCAACGGGCTGTGATGTCTGTTTAAGCAGATTATTTTCTTCTTGGAGCTGAGCGATGCGCTCTTTAAGAGAGGTAGCTTCCAACTTTAGGTCAGCAAGTTCGCTCGAAAGATCAGCTAGCAGATTTTTAAATTCGGCATCTTCAATATTTTTGGAGATTTCACGGAGCCGCTTCGTCAGGCTAAGTGACGTACTTATTGTCGAGATAATATCCATTAACTCTTCCTTGATAGACCAACTATAATTAGACGCCATGTGGTATATAAGGCGCCGAACGGGCTTGGTGTATAACATTCCACTCGCTGTTGTCTCCGACCTTCTAGCTCGGGCCTCTCAGTGACGCCGGGTGTTTATACACCAGCCCAACGAGGCATGAAATTGCTGCCGCCCAACATTGCCCCGCCTGTGACCTTCGGCGCACTCTCTACCATTGCCGCGTCGATGAGTTGTCGAGATCACCGAACGTCTACCAGGCAAACGAAAGCTGGCAAGCACAAGCGGCAGGCCTAGCAGAGCCCTAAAAAAACCAACCACTGCAGGCCGGAAAACAGTTAGGTCTCGCCGCCCGCAGCATGTAGCAACGGCTCAATCCCCCTGACAGAATCGCAGAATCGCTTCCTCCACCGCCTGTGGCGCTTCGCGCTGGGGGAAATGGCCGACGCCTGGCAATAGCTGTCGGTGGTATGGGCCGCTGAACAAGGCCTCGCGGCCCGCCGAGGTTTCCGGTGCGTTGCAGGTATCCGCCTCGCCGTGCAGCACCAGCGTCGGCACGGCGAGCACCGGGGCAGGCTGCAGCAGCGCCTCGTCCGATGCGTAGGCCGGATCGCCGTCGACGAAGCCCCAACGGTGGCGATAGGAATGCAGTACCACGGCAGCCCAGTCCGGGTTGTCGAACGCCTTCAGCGCCTGGATGAAATCCGCCTCGGCGTACCAGCCGGCCGGAGACCAGGTATCCCACAGCAGCCGCGTAAAGGCCGCGCGATCCTCGACTACCGTGCGCTCGCCGCGCGATGTCGCCATGTACCAGTGGTACCAGTAGTTGCGCGCCTGGCTGAGCGAGATGTGCTGGTTCGGGTCATTGGTGCCATAGCCCACCGCGAGCATTACCAGCCGCGCGGCGGCGTGATGGCGCAGCCCGCAGGCATTGGCCACCGCCCGCGCGCCCCAGTCATGGCCGACCAGCACTGGCTGATCGAGGCGCAGCGCATCGATGAAATCCAGCAGATCGCGGCCCAGTGCCGCCAGCTGACCGCTGCGTGGGGTCAGCGGATCGATGAAACGCGTCTGGCCGAAACCGCGCAGTGTCGGGCACAGCACGCGGTAGCCGGCCGCGGCCAGGCGCTCGGCCACGGGCGTCCAGCCTTCCGGGCAATCCGGCCAGCCATGCACCAGCACCGCGACCTGCTGGCCACGAGGATTCCATTCGAGATAAGCGATATCCAGCACCGGTGTGCTGACCCTGGCGTAACGACTCATGCCGGCGTCTCCTTGCGCGTTTGCCGGCCAGCATAAGCCAGCCAGACATGAAAAACGGGCCGGTCGAATTCGACAGGCCCGTTTGTTTTTCCGGCGCTATGGCGCCACCCATGGCTCAGGAGCGGTTGGCTGACTGCGCCGCTTCGATCAGCTCGGCACCGATATCACCCTCGAACTTCTTCCACACCGGCTTCATCGCCTCGCGCCATTTGGCGCGCTGCTCGGGGGACAGTTCGATGATCTCGGTCTTGCCGGAGGCGACGATGGCCTGGCGCGCCTGCTGGTTGAGGTCGTCGGCCTGGCGGTTCACCTCGGCGGTGACCTCTTCCATGATCGTTTCCAGCTCGCCGCGCACGTCTTCCGGCAGACCGTTCCAGAACTGGGTGTTGGTGATCACCATGTAGTCGATCAGGCCGTGGTCGGAGGCGGTCATGTAGGGCTGTACCTCGTGCACTTTCTGGCTCTCGTAGTTCGACCAGGTGTTCTCGGTGCCGTTGACCACGCCGGTCTGCAGGCCCTGATAGACCTCGGCGAAGCTCATCTTGCGCGGGTTGGCGCGCACGGCCTTGAACTGCTCGTCGAGCACCGCGGAAGCCTGTACGCGGAATTTCAGCCCGCGGGCATCCTTCGGCTCGCGCAGCGGCTTGTTCGCCGAAAGCTGCTTCATGCCGTTGTGCCAGTAGGCCAGGCCGGTGATGTTCTTATCCTCCATCGCGCGCAGCAGCGCCTTGCCCTGCGGGCCGCTCTGGAAACGATCGGCTGCCGCCAGGTCGTCGAACAGGAACGGCAGGTCATAGATCTGGATGGCCTTGGCGTAATGCTCGAACTTGGCCAGGGACGGCGCCAGCATGTGCACGTCGCCGAGCAGCAGGGCCTCCATTTCCTTGCCGTCGCCGAACAGCGAGGAGTTCGGGTAGACCTCGACCTTCACCTTGCCCGGCAGGCGTTCCTCGGCGAGTTTCTTGAACAGCAGGGCGCCCTGCCCCTTCGGTGTGTTGTCCGCCACTACGTGGGCGAATTTGATGGTCACGGGAGCGGACGCTGTCTCGGCAGCCTGCACGAGGCCGGCAGCGCTCAGGGACAAAGCGCACGCAAGCGCCTTGAGTGTGGTTTTCAGCATGGTGGTACCCCTTTTGTTTTTGTCGGTTGGTACGTTTGCCTTGATGGGCGCGGTCAGGGCACCGCTTGCCCGGCACGTTGCAGCAGGCGACGGGCACGGCCGATGACGGGGGCATCGACCATCTGTCCGTCTACTACGAAGACCCCGTCGCCACTGGCGCCGGCGGCGAGGATGCGGTGTGCCCAGTCGAGTTCGGCGGCGCTGGGCATCAGCGTTTCATGCACCACGGCGATTTGGCCGGGATGGATGCACAGCAGCCCGCCGAAGCCCATGTCGCGGGCATCGGCTACTGCCTGGGCGAGGCCGTGCAGGTTCTTGATGTCGGGGAAGACACTGTCCAGCGGTGCGGCCAGCCCGGCCAGACGCGACTGCAGCAGCAGCGCGTAACGTGCCTGATCGAGAATCCGCTCGGCCGCTGCGCTGCCGCTGGCCAGGCCGAGGTCCAGCCCCAGGTCCAGTGAGCCGAACGACAGCCGCTCGACGCCGTGGGCGTGGGCGATTTCCGCCAGATGCGCCAGCCCGCGCGCGCTCTCGATGATCGGCCACACCGGCTTGCCGCAGCCGGTCGCCAACGCCACCTGCACCGCGCTTTCCACTTTCGGCAGCAGCACGCCAGCGACGCCGGGATAGTGTGCGCAGAGCGCCAGGTCGGCGGCCTGCTCGGGATGCGTCGGCGCATT belongs to Pseudomonas phenolilytica and includes:
- a CDS encoding HpcH/HpaI aldolase/citrate lyase family protein, whose amino-acid sequence is MNSSIIRSALFVPATRPERISKALASGADAVIVDLEDAVAESLKAEARGNLEAFLAATPDARVLVRINAPTHPEQAADLALCAHYPGVAGVLLPKVESAVQVALATGCGKPVWPIIESARGLAHLAEIAHAHGVERLSFGSLDLGLDLGLASGSAAAERILDQARYALLLQSRLAGLAAPLDSVFPDIKNLHGLAQAVADARDMGFGGLLCIHPGQIAVVHETLMPSAAELDWAHRILAAGASGDGVFVVDGQMVDAPVIGRARRLLQRAGQAVP
- a CDS encoding alpha/beta fold hydrolase, yielding MSRYARVSTPVLDIAYLEWNPRGQQVAVLVHGWPDCPEGWTPVAERLAAAGYRVLCPTLRGFGQTRFIDPLTPRSGQLAALGRDLLDFIDALRLDQPVLVGHDWGARAVANACGLRHHAAARLVMLAVGYGTNDPNQHISLSQARNYWYHWYMATSRGERTVVEDRAAFTRLLWDTWSPAGWYAEADFIQALKAFDNPDWAAVVLHSYRHRWGFVDGDPAYASDEALLQPAPVLAVPTLVLHGEADTCNAPETSAGREALFSGPYHRQLLPGVGHFPQREAPQAVEEAILRFCQGD
- a CDS encoding TRAP transporter substrate-binding protein, which codes for MLKTTLKALACALSLSAAGLVQAAETASAPVTIKFAHVVADNTPKGQGALLFKKLAEERLPGKVKVEVYPNSSLFGDGKEMEALLLGDVHMLAPSLAKFEHYAKAIQIYDLPFLFDDLAAADRFQSGPQGKALLRAMEDKNITGLAYWHNGMKQLSANKPLREPKDARGLKFRVQASAVLDEQFKAVRANPRKMSFAEVYQGLQTGVVNGTENTWSNYESQKVHEVQPYMTASDHGLIDYMVITNTQFWNGLPEDVRGELETIMEEVTAEVNRQADDLNQQARQAIVASGKTEIIELSPEQRAKWREAMKPVWKKFEGDIGAELIEAAQSANRS